In one window of Zhongshania aliphaticivorans DNA:
- the dapD gene encoding 2,3,4,5-tetrahydropyridine-2,6-dicarboxylate N-succinyltransferase → MTQAAFAFGLGLGTQNNKGEWLDSFYPSPLLTPSSALISAVQTVIAPLSGNTSIAISNEQMAQLAEALAATDSTQAAIAAQLASGNQPLLLTMLSSDDAPSSVPEGYLKLHLLSHRLVKPHNINLTGLFGVLPNVAWTSEGAVDIAELQDRQLQARLKGAMLEVMSVDKFPKMTNYVVPTGVRIAHTARVRLGAYLGEGTTIMHEGFVNFNAGTEGPGMIEGRISAGVMVGSGSDLGGGCSTMGTLSGGNNIIISVGKECLIGANAGVGIPLGDRCTIEAGLYITAGSIITMIDANGTIAGTTKARELSGQSDLLFRRNSKNGAIEVLTNKSAIALNEMLHAHN, encoded by the coding sequence ATGACACAAGCAGCTTTTGCATTTGGCCTTGGCCTTGGCACACAAAACAATAAAGGCGAATGGCTAGACTCGTTTTATCCAAGTCCGCTATTAACCCCTTCATCAGCACTCATTAGTGCAGTTCAAACCGTGATTGCCCCGCTCAGTGGCAATACCAGCATTGCGATAAGCAACGAACAAATGGCGCAACTTGCCGAAGCACTTGCCGCCACGGATAGCACTCAAGCCGCTATTGCCGCACAACTTGCCAGCGGCAACCAACCTTTATTGCTTACCATGCTCAGCAGTGACGACGCTCCAAGTTCAGTACCAGAGGGGTATTTAAAGCTCCACCTACTATCTCATCGCCTTGTTAAGCCTCACAACATTAACTTGACCGGCTTATTTGGCGTGCTGCCCAATGTGGCTTGGACCAGCGAAGGTGCCGTAGACATTGCCGAACTCCAAGATCGACAGCTGCAAGCCCGTCTCAAAGGGGCGATGCTCGAAGTGATGTCTGTGGACAAATTCCCCAAAATGACCAATTACGTTGTCCCCACGGGTGTGCGTATAGCTCACACTGCACGTGTACGCCTTGGCGCTTACTTGGGCGAAGGGACAACAATCATGCACGAAGGCTTTGTAAACTTTAACGCCGGCACCGAAGGCCCCGGTATGATTGAAGGGCGTATATCTGCCGGTGTAATGGTTGGCTCAGGCTCAGACCTTGGAGGTGGCTGCTCCACAATGGGCACGTTATCAGGTGGTAATAATATTATTATCTCAGTGGGCAAAGAGTGTCTTATTGGCGCAAACGCAGGTGTTGGCATCCCGCTGGGAGATCGCTGTACTATCGAAGCAGGCCTGTACATTACTGCTGGTTCAATCATCACCATGATTGACGCAAATGGCACGATTGCAGGCACAACAAAGGCCAGAGAGCTTTCTGGGCAGTCTGACCTATTATTCCGCCGTAACTCTAAAAACGGTGCAATTGAAGTTTTAACCAACAAATCTGCAATTGCCCTTAATGAAATGCTACACGCTCACAACTAG
- a CDS encoding arsenate reductase has product MSTTLYGIKNCDTVRSARRWLEEHQVDYLFHDVRDTPLTTSQLTSWTQELGLALVNKRSTTWKQLSDEQRESLTIDSAIELLLQHPTLMKRPLLDTGSSLHLGFKAADYQALFTHHTL; this is encoded by the coding sequence ATGAGCACAACCCTCTACGGCATAAAAAACTGCGACACAGTTCGCTCAGCAAGACGCTGGCTAGAAGAGCACCAGGTCGACTATCTTTTCCATGATGTTCGCGACACACCGCTGACCACATCACAGCTAACAAGCTGGACACAAGAACTCGGCCTTGCCTTGGTTAACAAGCGCAGTACAACGTGGAAACAACTATCCGATGAACAACGTGAATCGCTCACTATCGACAGCGCCATTGAGCTACTCCTTCAACACCCTACGTTGATGAAGCGCCCCTTACTCGACACCGGTAGCAGCTTGCATCTGGGCTTTAAGGCTGCAGATTATCAAGCGTTGTTCACTCATCACACCCTTTAA
- the nth gene encoding endonuclease III — protein MLKKERAAFIAQRLQELYPEQPVPLDHKDPYTLLVAVLLSAQCTDARVNQITPALFELADNPFDMAKQNVEIIRAIIRPCGLSPQKSSAIKRLSEILVDKYKGEVPQNMAALETLPGVGHKTAGVVMSQAFGVPAFPVDTHIHRLAQRWGLTNGKNVVQTEKDLKALFPKEKWNALHLQIIFYGREFCSARGCDGRVCEICTSCYPRRRKPKLVNKP, from the coding sequence ATGTTAAAAAAAGAACGAGCCGCCTTTATTGCTCAACGCCTGCAAGAACTCTACCCAGAGCAGCCGGTACCTCTTGATCACAAAGACCCCTACACCCTGCTGGTTGCGGTCTTACTTTCTGCTCAATGTACCGATGCGCGGGTTAATCAAATCACCCCCGCCTTGTTCGAGCTAGCCGACAACCCCTTTGATATGGCAAAGCAGAACGTTGAAATTATTCGCGCCATAATTCGCCCATGCGGTCTATCTCCGCAAAAATCCAGCGCGATAAAACGCCTATCAGAAATTCTTGTTGATAAATATAAGGGCGAAGTACCACAAAATATGGCGGCCTTAGAAACACTTCCCGGCGTTGGCCACAAAACCGCTGGCGTGGTTATGTCTCAAGCATTTGGGGTTCCAGCCTTTCCCGTAGACACGCATATTCACCGTCTTGCCCAGCGCTGGGGACTCACCAACGGTAAAAATGTAGTGCAAACCGAAAAAGATTTAAAAGCACTATTTCCAAAAGAAAAATGGAACGCATTGCACTTACAGATAATTTTCTATGGCCGCGAATTCTGTAGCGCTCGGGGCTGCGACGGTCGAGTATGCGAAATTTGTACAAGCTGTTACCCGCGCCGCAGAAAACCAAAACTTGTGAACAAACCCTAG
- the dapC gene encoding succinyldiaminopimelate transaminase, whose product MNQHLHSLQAYPFEKLRALFDGIAPPALSPIALSIGEPKHASPQFVSDAITQNLDKLSNYPTTKGLPALRQAISDWACQRFALPALAPDTQVLPVNGTREALFAFAQTVVNAGPDALVCSPNPFYQIYEGAALLAGAQPEFLACRTENGFIPDFDNVSPSIWQRCQLLFICTPGNPSGAVMSSEELQKLIALADQYDFIIASDECYSELYFNEDQPPPGLLQACAEMNRNDYHRCVVFHSLSKRSNLPGLRSGFVAGDAAILKDFLLYRTYHGCAMPIQHQLASIAAWNDELHVIENRTLYRQKFEEVLSILDGCLDVSMPDASFYLWAKTPITDTDFARGLFAQQHVTVLPGSYLSREVDGFNPGSNYVRMALVAEPEQCAEGARRIKAYVESLQEHNISSNQSC is encoded by the coding sequence ATGAATCAGCACCTTCATTCATTACAAGCCTACCCATTTGAAAAACTGAGAGCTTTATTCGATGGCATTGCCCCACCGGCTCTGTCACCGATTGCCCTCTCTATCGGCGAACCCAAGCACGCATCACCGCAATTTGTCAGCGACGCAATAACTCAAAACCTAGACAAACTAAGTAATTACCCAACGACCAAAGGCCTTCCAGCGTTACGTCAGGCCATTTCAGACTGGGCCTGCCAGCGCTTTGCATTACCAGCACTTGCCCCAGATACTCAGGTGCTACCAGTCAACGGCACCCGTGAAGCCCTCTTTGCCTTCGCCCAAACCGTTGTCAACGCAGGCCCCGACGCACTGGTCTGCAGCCCAAACCCCTTCTACCAAATTTATGAAGGAGCAGCACTGCTTGCTGGAGCCCAACCTGAGTTTTTAGCGTGCCGCACAGAAAACGGATTCATTCCCGACTTTGACAATGTTAGCCCCTCAATATGGCAACGCTGTCAGTTGCTCTTTATCTGTACGCCGGGCAACCCAAGCGGTGCGGTAATGAGTAGCGAAGAACTGCAAAAATTGATCGCACTGGCAGACCAATACGATTTTATAATTGCCAGCGACGAATGTTATTCAGAACTGTATTTTAATGAAGACCAACCACCGCCAGGGCTTCTGCAAGCCTGTGCCGAGATGAATCGCAACGACTATCATCGCTGCGTGGTATTTCACAGCTTATCAAAACGTTCTAACCTACCAGGGCTTAGATCAGGTTTTGTCGCGGGTGACGCTGCCATACTTAAAGATTTTCTGTTATATCGCACCTACCACGGCTGCGCGATGCCGATACAACACCAGCTAGCCAGCATCGCAGCATGGAACGACGAACTCCATGTTATTGAAAACAGGACACTTTACCGGCAAAAATTTGAAGAAGTCCTCAGCATACTTGATGGCTGCTTAGACGTTAGCATGCCCGATGCATCATTCTATCTCTGGGCGAAGACTCCGATCACTGATACGGATTTTGCACGAGGCTTATTCGCCCAGCAGCATGTCACCGTATTGCCCGGTAGCTACCTATCAAGAGAAGTCGATGGCTTTAACCCCGGTAGCAACTACGTACGTATGGCACTGGTCGCTGAACCCGAGCAATGCGCAGAAGGAGCGCGACGCATCAAAGCCTATGTAGAAAGCCTTCAAGAACACAATATAAGCAGTAATCAGTCATGTTAA
- a CDS encoding [protein-PII] uridylyltransferase, translating to MSDAALPDIHALASPGQSIKTYKSYLNTLSEDLKARFEAKENIRSLVTLRAQRVDELLQGIWHSYQWGDDIALIAVGGYGRGELHPYSDIDLLILTTDDKHDYQENIEGLITLLWDINLEIGHSVRTLKECCQTAAEDITVATNLMESRTLAGNPSLHEKLMDNVGPDNIWPSSDFFRAKWDEQITRHRKFANSEYNLEPNIKSSPGGLRDIQMIGWVVKRHFGAQSIDELAERQFLSKEELDTLKEGQDFLWKVRFALHLLAGREEDRLLFDHQRTLAEQFGFNDGDGKLAVEQFMQQYYRWVMHLGALNDVLMQHFDETILRACEAETVFEINSRFRVRNGHIEVCNAKVFNKTPSALMEIFVLMANNEGIDGVRASTIRLIRKSHHLINQQFRDDPKNKRFFLELLKSPQRVALNLRRMSRFGILDKFIPAFAGIVGQMQHDLFHIYSVDAHTLELIKNISRFRYPSMVETFPMACRIMQRLPKQELLYLAGLFHDIAKGRGGDHSSLGAVDAREFCEHIGLNKRDGNLVAWLVEKHLEMSSVSQRKDIQDPEVIRDFALTMGDIQHLDYLFCLTVADINATNPTLWTSWRASLMRQLYAETRRALRRGLENPIDKQEWIAETQLGAIEKLEDYGFTESEIRTLWADTGEDYFIREQIDDIVWHTRAIASRIKANATVVLIKEGGLLDHAGVSQIFVHTRARVGLFALLAEAMEQLDLSIQDARIYSSGTGYTLDTFYVLGADGESIGDNPSRIAHIIEFMREHLENPEQFSAGNRRTPRQMRLFSTPTRTSITTDLNKGQTVLEVITPDRPGLLARLARIFNDFHIQLQNAKIATLGERVEDVFFITDENQRPIEDPKLCEDIQRAICLELDKKAKNKTL from the coding sequence ATGAGCGACGCCGCACTCCCAGACATTCATGCCCTAGCGTCACCGGGGCAATCTATCAAAACCTACAAATCATATCTCAACACACTATCCGAGGACCTTAAAGCACGCTTTGAGGCCAAGGAAAATATTCGCAGCCTAGTCACCTTGCGCGCTCAGCGGGTCGACGAGTTATTACAAGGGATATGGCACAGTTATCAATGGGGCGATGACATTGCCTTAATTGCCGTTGGAGGCTATGGCCGAGGCGAGCTTCACCCCTATTCAGATATTGACCTCCTTATTCTCACCACCGACGACAAACATGACTACCAAGAAAATATTGAAGGCTTAATCACCTTACTCTGGGATATCAACTTAGAGATTGGCCACAGTGTGCGCACCCTAAAAGAATGCTGCCAGACCGCCGCTGAAGACATCACGGTGGCGACTAACCTGATGGAATCACGCACATTGGCAGGCAACCCAAGCCTGCATGAAAAATTAATGGACAACGTTGGCCCAGACAACATTTGGCCAAGTAGCGACTTCTTCCGGGCAAAGTGGGACGAACAAATAACTCGCCACCGTAAATTTGCAAACTCCGAGTACAATTTAGAACCCAATATCAAAAGCTCACCAGGTGGCCTTCGCGACATTCAAATGATTGGCTGGGTGGTAAAGCGTCATTTCGGAGCCCAGTCCATTGATGAATTGGCCGAGCGCCAATTTTTAAGTAAAGAAGAGCTAGATACCCTTAAAGAAGGCCAAGACTTTCTATGGAAAGTCCGGTTTGCACTGCATTTACTCGCTGGGCGAGAAGAAGACCGTCTTTTATTTGACCATCAACGCACCCTAGCTGAACAATTTGGCTTTAACGATGGTGACGGCAAACTTGCCGTTGAACAATTTATGCAGCAGTACTATCGCTGGGTTATGCATCTTGGTGCCCTCAATGATGTACTTATGCAGCATTTTGACGAAACCATACTTCGCGCCTGTGAGGCAGAAACCGTTTTTGAGATCAACAGTCGTTTCCGCGTACGTAACGGCCACATCGAAGTGTGCAATGCCAAGGTCTTTAATAAAACACCTTCTGCATTGATGGAAATCTTTGTATTAATGGCCAACAATGAGGGTATTGACGGCGTCCGGGCCAGCACCATTCGGCTTATTCGTAAATCCCACCATTTAATCAACCAACAATTCCGAGACGACCCAAAAAACAAACGTTTTTTTCTCGAGCTACTAAAGTCGCCCCAGCGCGTAGCACTCAACCTAAGGCGCATGAGTCGCTTTGGCATTCTCGATAAATTTATCCCAGCCTTTGCGGGGATTGTCGGCCAAATGCAACACGACCTATTCCATATTTATTCGGTCGATGCCCACACCTTAGAATTAATCAAAAATATTAGCCGCTTTCGCTACCCGAGCATGGTAGAAACCTTCCCCATGGCCTGCCGTATAATGCAGCGCCTGCCCAAGCAAGAATTACTCTACTTAGCAGGGCTATTCCACGATATAGCCAAAGGCCGAGGTGGAGACCACTCCAGCCTAGGGGCGGTTGATGCAAGAGAGTTTTGTGAGCACATCGGTTTAAACAAGCGTGACGGCAACCTTGTGGCTTGGCTGGTAGAAAAACACCTAGAAATGTCATCCGTCTCTCAGCGCAAGGACATTCAAGATCCTGAAGTTATCCGCGACTTTGCACTCACCATGGGTGACATCCAGCATTTAGACTACTTGTTCTGCCTAACCGTTGCTGATATCAACGCCACCAACCCCACACTTTGGACTTCATGGCGCGCCTCTCTGATGCGCCAACTTTACGCCGAAACCAGGCGCGCCTTACGACGCGGCCTAGAAAACCCCATCGACAAACAAGAGTGGATAGCTGAAACCCAGCTTGGTGCCATAGAAAAACTGGAAGATTACGGCTTTACCGAGAGTGAAATACGCACACTTTGGGCAGACACCGGCGAAGATTATTTTATCCGTGAACAAATCGACGATATTGTTTGGCACACCCGCGCCATTGCCAGCCGTATTAAAGCCAACGCGACCGTGGTTTTAATTAAAGAAGGTGGCTTGCTGGACCACGCAGGCGTCAGCCAAATATTTGTCCATACTCGCGCTCGCGTAGGTTTATTTGCCTTACTTGCAGAAGCCATGGAGCAACTCGATTTAAGTATTCAAGATGCCCGTATTTACAGCAGTGGCACCGGCTATACACTGGACACGTTTTACGTATTAGGTGCCGATGGAGAATCAATTGGCGACAACCCAAGCAGAATAGCGCACATTATAGAATTTATGCGTGAGCACTTAGAAAATCCTGAGCAATTTTCTGCCGGCAACCGCCGCACTCCACGTCAAATGCGCTTATTTTCAACTCCTACCCGTACCAGTATCACCACCGATTTAAACAAAGGCCAAACGGTACTGGAAGTAATCACCCCTGACAGACCGGGTCTATTAGCACGCTTAGCGCGTATATTTAACGATTTTCACATACAACTACAAAATGCAAAAATCGCCACGCTAGGGGAAAGAGTAGAAGATGTTTTCTTTATTACCGATGAAAACCAACGCCCTATCGAAGACCCTAAGCTCTGTGAAGACATTCAGCGGGCTATCTGCCTAGAGCTAGACAAAAAGGCCAAAAACAAAACACTATGA
- the map gene encoding type I methionyl aminopeptidase, whose product MNVSIKTPDQIAAMRIAGRLAADVLEMITQYVKPGISTGELDKICHDYIIDVQNAIPAPLNYNGFPKSICTSVNEVICHGIPSDKKILKDGDILNIDVTVIKDGWHGDTNRMYYVGNVPEHAKRLCEVTQECLYQAIALVKPGCTLSDIGTIIAKHARGKHYSVVEEYCGHGIGLVFHEDPQVLHYGEGYNRRNDLVLKEGMTFTIEPMINAGKKQTKLNTKDGWTVTTRDRRLSAQWEHTMAVTADGVEVLTARPDEPFYREL is encoded by the coding sequence ATGAATGTTAGTATCAAAACACCAGACCAAATTGCCGCCATGCGTATCGCCGGCCGACTCGCCGCAGACGTGCTAGAAATGATCACCCAATATGTAAAGCCAGGCATTAGCACCGGTGAGTTAGATAAAATATGTCACGACTATATTATCGATGTACAAAATGCCATCCCAGCACCACTTAATTACAACGGTTTTCCAAAATCTATTTGCACCTCTGTTAATGAGGTCATCTGCCACGGCATCCCATCGGACAAGAAAATCTTAAAGGATGGCGATATTCTTAATATTGACGTCACCGTGATTAAAGACGGTTGGCACGGCGACACCAATCGTATGTACTACGTTGGCAATGTGCCAGAACACGCTAAGCGCCTTTGCGAAGTCACTCAAGAGTGCTTATATCAAGCCATCGCCCTTGTGAAGCCTGGTTGCACCCTAAGCGACATTGGAACCATTATCGCCAAACATGCCCGAGGCAAACATTACAGCGTCGTAGAAGAATACTGCGGGCACGGTATTGGTCTAGTGTTTCACGAAGACCCACAAGTGCTTCACTACGGCGAAGGCTACAACCGGCGCAACGACCTAGTATTAAAAGAAGGCATGACGTTCACGATTGAGCCCATGATCAATGCAGGTAAAAAACAAACCAAGCTCAACACCAAGGATGGCTGGACGGTAACCACGCGAGACCGCCGCCTTTCTGCACAATGGGAACACACCATGGCCGTGACCGCTGACGGCGTTGAAGTCCTGACCGCCCGCCCTGACGAACCTTTTTACCGAGAGCTATAA
- the rpsB gene encoding 30S ribosomal protein S2 codes for MSHVSMREMLQAGVHFGHQTRYWNPKMAPFIFGARNKIHIINLEHTVPAMNSALDAIAKMAANKNKILFVGTKRAASKIIGEQAARAGMPFVSHRWLGGMLTNYKTIRQSVRRLRELEAQSQDGTFDKLTKKEALMRRRDMEKLERSIGGIKDMSGLPDAMFVIDVDHERIAIQEANKLGIPVFGIVDTNSNPDGVDFVIPGNDDAIRAIKLYVTAVADVAINAAANDVVAKDEFVEVEVAAEGESAAE; via the coding sequence ATGTCTCATGTAAGTATGCGTGAAATGCTGCAAGCCGGCGTTCACTTTGGTCACCAGACTCGTTACTGGAACCCAAAAATGGCTCCTTTCATTTTTGGTGCGCGTAACAAGATTCATATCATCAATTTGGAGCACACTGTTCCTGCGATGAACAGTGCGTTAGATGCTATTGCTAAAATGGCAGCAAACAAGAACAAAATCTTGTTTGTTGGTACTAAGCGTGCAGCTAGTAAAATTATTGGCGAGCAGGCAGCGCGTGCCGGCATGCCATTTGTTAGTCATCGTTGGTTGGGCGGTATGCTCACTAACTATAAAACTATTCGTCAATCTGTGCGTCGTTTGCGTGAGCTTGAAGCTCAGAGCCAAGACGGTACTTTTGACAAGTTGACCAAAAAAGAAGCGCTAATGCGTCGCCGTGATATGGAGAAGCTAGAGCGCTCTATTGGCGGTATTAAAGATATGTCTGGCTTGCCAGATGCGATGTTTGTTATTGACGTTGATCACGAGCGTATCGCTATTCAAGAAGCCAACAAATTGGGTATTCCAGTATTTGGTATTGTAGATACTAACAGCAACCCAGATGGCGTAGATTTCGTTATTCCTGGTAATGATGATGCGATCCGTGCAATTAAATTGTATGTGACTGCTGTTGCTGACGTGGCGATAAATGCTGCTGCAAATGACGTTGTTGCCAAAGACGAATTTGTGGAAGTTGAAGTTGCAGCGGAAGGCGAAAGCGCTGCCGAGTAA
- the tsf gene encoding translation elongation factor Ts — MAVTASMVKELRDRTGLGMMECKRALNDANGDIDLAIEEMRKSSGMKAAKKAGRTAADGVVSTKVAEDGSYGVAVEVNSETDFVARDEGFLAFVAKVVDKAFTTKATDVAELMNGELEAAREALVQKIGENISVRRSLVVSAEDGVVDSYVHSNNRIAVLVALKGGDAELARDVAMHVAAVNPRVAKSADMPEEEILKEREIFTAQAAESGKPAEIIEKMIEGRIRKFLSENSLVDQAFVKEPELTVGKLLKNNNADIQTFVRFEVGEGIEKEEVDFAAEVAAQLKG, encoded by the coding sequence ATGGCTGTAACAGCATCAATGGTTAAAGAGCTTCGTGACCGTACTGGACTTGGCATGATGGAGTGTAAAAGAGCACTTAATGATGCTAATGGCGATATCGACTTGGCGATAGAAGAAATGCGCAAGTCTAGCGGTATGAAAGCAGCTAAAAAAGCGGGTCGTACTGCGGCAGATGGTGTAGTTAGCACGAAAGTTGCTGAAGATGGTAGTTATGGTGTTGCTGTTGAAGTTAACAGTGAAACTGATTTCGTTGCTCGTGATGAAGGTTTTCTCGCATTTGTAGCTAAGGTTGTTGATAAGGCCTTTACCACCAAGGCTACGGATGTTGCTGAGCTGATGAATGGTGAGTTAGAAGCGGCGCGTGAAGCCTTGGTTCAGAAAATTGGCGAAAATATCTCTGTTCGTCGTTCATTAGTTGTTAGCGCCGAAGACGGTGTGGTTGACAGCTATGTGCACTCTAATAATCGCATTGCGGTATTGGTAGCACTGAAAGGTGGCGACGCAGAATTAGCGCGTGATGTTGCAATGCATGTTGCTGCGGTTAACCCTCGTGTTGCAAAGTCTGCGGATATGCCAGAAGAAGAAATTCTGAAAGAACGTGAGATCTTCACTGCGCAAGCGGCAGAAAGTGGTAAGCCGGCAGAAATTATTGAAAAGATGATTGAAGGCCGTATTCGCAAGTTCCTGTCTGAAAATTCGCTAGTTGACCAAGCTTTTGTTAAAGAGCCTGAGTTAACTGTAGGGAAATTGCTGAAAAATAATAACGCCGATATCCAAACGTTTGTTCGTTTTGAGGTAGGTGAAGGTATTGAGAAAGAAGAAGTGGACTTTGCCGCCGAGGTGGCTGCTCAGCTGAAAGGCTAA
- the pyrH gene encoding UMP kinase — MSSQSRDKKYKRILLKLSGEALMGGLGFGIDPKVLDRMALEVGQLVGIGVQVGLVVGGGNLFRGAALQTAGLDRVTGDHMGMLATVMNALALRDALERSNIKSSVMSAIPMSGVVDHYDRRKAIRALSRGEVVIFAAGTGNPFFTTDSAACLRGIEVDADLVLKATKVDGVYSADPMRDPDAVKYDYLSYDEVLDKKLEVMDLTAICLCRDHKMPLRVFAMEQQGALLNIVVGGEEGTLVGASATREEKRHDK, encoded by the coding sequence ATGTCTAGCCAAAGTCGGGATAAGAAATACAAGCGCATACTACTGAAGTTAAGTGGTGAGGCTTTGATGGGTGGTCTGGGGTTTGGTATTGACCCTAAGGTGTTAGACCGAATGGCGCTTGAAGTCGGTCAATTGGTTGGCATTGGTGTTCAGGTTGGTTTGGTTGTAGGTGGCGGGAATTTATTTCGCGGTGCCGCGTTGCAAACAGCTGGCTTAGATCGAGTGACTGGCGATCACATGGGTATGCTGGCAACCGTCATGAATGCCTTGGCGCTTCGTGATGCTCTAGAGCGCAGTAATATCAAATCATCTGTCATGTCTGCAATACCCATGAGTGGGGTTGTTGATCATTATGATCGCCGCAAGGCAATTCGCGCGCTTTCACGCGGTGAGGTAGTGATATTTGCTGCCGGTACGGGGAATCCATTTTTTACAACTGATTCTGCAGCGTGTTTACGCGGTATTGAGGTTGATGCGGATTTGGTATTGAAGGCAACAAAAGTAGACGGCGTTTACAGCGCAGATCCGATGCGCGATCCAGATGCGGTGAAATATGACTATCTAAGCTATGATGAAGTATTGGATAAAAAGCTCGAAGTTATGGATTTGACTGCGATCTGTTTATGTCGTGACCATAAAATGCCATTGCGTGTATTTGCCATGGAGCAACAGGGCGCGCTATTGAATATTGTGGTAGGTGGCGAAGAGGGAACTCTAGTCGGTGCCTCTGCAACCCGCGAGGAGAAACGTCATGATAAATGA
- the frr gene encoding ribosome recycling factor, which yields MINELKDDAKQRMAKTIEALGTNFNKIRTGRAHPSLLDGLRVSYYGTDTPLSQLANIGVEDARTLTVTPWEKNIVPDVEKAIMKSDLGLNPSTAGSVIRIPMPMLTEETRKGYIKQARQEAESARVSIRNARRDVLSDVKELLKEKDISEDEERRAQDDVQKITDQFIAEVDKALVAKEADLMEI from the coding sequence ATGATAAATGAGTTAAAAGATGACGCTAAACAGCGTATGGCTAAGACTATCGAGGCCTTGGGCACCAATTTTAATAAGATTCGCACGGGGCGTGCTCACCCCAGCCTATTAGATGGCTTAAGAGTATCGTATTACGGCACTGATACGCCGCTATCCCAGTTGGCGAATATTGGTGTTGAAGATGCGAGAACATTGACGGTTACGCCATGGGAAAAAAATATTGTCCCTGATGTCGAAAAAGCGATTATGAAGTCTGATCTCGGTTTGAATCCAAGTACGGCTGGTAGTGTTATTCGTATACCAATGCCCATGCTGACTGAAGAGACCCGTAAAGGCTATATAAAGCAGGCTCGTCAAGAGGCAGAGAGTGCGCGGGTTTCAATTCGCAATGCACGCCGCGACGTGTTGTCAGATGTTAAAGAGCTGCTCAAAGAGAAAGATATTAGCGAAGATGAAGAGCGTCGCGCGCAGGATGATGTGCAAAAAATAACTGATCAGTTTATTGCTGAAGTTGATAAAGCACTGGTGGCTAAAGAAGCCGACCTGATGGAAATCTAA
- the uppS gene encoding polyprenyl diphosphate synthase translates to MAVSTRESAPISVPRHVAIIMDGNNRWAKQQGLKSSAGHRAGVEVIRPLLKKTRERGVEIVTLFAFSSENWQRPTLEVQALMRLFSSYLDSETKQLHADGVRMRFIGERDQFSAALRKQMDYSEQLTRFNRETQLVIAVDYGGQWDIVSAAKALAEKVKAGELATDEFSVELFDRHLALADVPKPDLCIRTAGEQRISNFLLWQLAYSELYFTDCFWPDFDAQELDKALAAYAQRDRRFGGRDSDNNEEAPE, encoded by the coding sequence ATGGCAGTATCAACGCGGGAATCCGCGCCAATAAGTGTTCCACGACATGTTGCCATTATCATGGATGGCAACAATCGTTGGGCTAAGCAGCAGGGCTTGAAATCGTCTGCGGGACACCGAGCCGGTGTTGAAGTGATCCGGCCCTTATTAAAGAAAACGCGTGAGCGAGGTGTCGAAATCGTCACCTTGTTTGCGTTTTCTAGTGAGAATTGGCAGCGTCCAACCCTCGAAGTTCAAGCCCTAATGCGGCTGTTTTCAAGTTATCTCGATAGTGAAACCAAGCAGTTACACGCTGACGGTGTGCGAATGCGCTTTATTGGTGAGCGTGACCAGTTCTCTGCTGCATTGCGCAAGCAAATGGATTACAGCGAGCAGTTAACCCGCTTTAATCGTGAAACGCAGTTGGTGATTGCAGTCGATTATGGTGGCCAGTGGGATATTGTGAGCGCTGCTAAAGCACTAGCTGAAAAAGTTAAGGCGGGGGAGCTGGCTACTGATGAATTCAGTGTTGAACTCTTCGATAGACACCTCGCGCTTGCTGACGTACCTAAGCCTGATCTTTGTATACGTACCGCAGGCGAGCAGCGTATCAGCAATTTCTTGTTATGGCAGCTGGCGTACAGCGAGCTATATTTCACCGATTGTTTTTGGCCTGATTTTGACGCACAAGAGTTAGATAAAGCCCTTGCCGCTTACGCACAAAGAGATAGGCGATTTGGTGGCAGAGATAGTGATAATAACGAAGAAGCTCCGGAGTAG